From one Luteipulveratus mongoliensis genomic stretch:
- a CDS encoding T6SS immunity protein Tdi1 domain-containing protein has translation MSEQYGGYAPQAAHPGGGQPEGAPSSYGQQWGQQAPAPTALQGFVTALPPDADVARPSQEFLSYAEGRVPGALIGLWRDRGIGFYGEQRVAIVDPGQWIGVLQTWLGSGVRSVPVAVTSFGHIYHYDKADGQDRIQCLDPHFQSNTVVTRDVNEFFNGHLAGGTSHVADLEGPRGGARQKLGPLAEGEIYYFNPMLALGGTVSPDSLAKGNGVEHLRQIHQMVGQAHRG, from the coding sequence ATGAGCGAGCAGTACGGCGGTTACGCGCCGCAGGCAGCGCATCCCGGAGGCGGGCAGCCCGAGGGCGCTCCGTCGTCGTACGGCCAGCAGTGGGGCCAGCAGGCGCCCGCGCCGACCGCACTCCAGGGCTTTGTGACGGCGCTTCCGCCCGACGCCGATGTGGCACGACCGAGCCAGGAGTTCTTGTCCTACGCCGAGGGTCGTGTCCCCGGGGCGCTGATCGGCCTCTGGCGTGACCGCGGCATCGGCTTCTACGGCGAGCAGCGGGTCGCGATCGTCGACCCCGGTCAGTGGATCGGTGTGCTGCAGACCTGGCTCGGGTCAGGTGTGCGGTCGGTACCAGTCGCCGTCACCAGCTTCGGGCACATCTACCACTACGACAAGGCGGACGGGCAGGACCGGATCCAGTGCCTCGACCCGCACTTCCAGAGCAACACTGTCGTCACCCGTGACGTCAACGAGTTCTTCAACGGCCACCTCGCCGGTGGCACGTCGCACGTGGCCGACCTCGAGGGTCCGCGCGGTGGGGCTCGCCAAAAGCTCGGTCCGCTGGCTGAGGGCGAGATCTACTACTTCAACCCGATGCTCGCCCTTGGTGGCACGGTCAGCCCGGACTCGCTCGCCAAGGGCAACGGTGTCGAGCACCTGCGCCAGATTCACCAGATGGTGGGTCAGGCACACCGCGGCTGA
- a CDS encoding type II toxin-antitoxin system RatA family toxin, with product MPQIQAQVIVAVPPATAFAVSQTTGAVRLRWDPFIHHQELLDDAVKPGKGVRTLTRSRHGLRMVSQYVSYRPPRSVGMTMVEGPWFFRTFGGGWRFEELEDGSTRATWKYTFTCRPDLLRPVAEAIGRRVLQRDIDRRIAAFAVACTRPDVVQAATGGSAPKPG from the coding sequence ATGCCCCAGATTCAGGCTCAGGTCATCGTCGCGGTACCGCCGGCCACCGCCTTCGCGGTGTCGCAGACCACTGGTGCCGTACGCCTCCGCTGGGACCCGTTCATCCATCACCAGGAGCTGCTCGACGATGCGGTCAAGCCGGGCAAGGGCGTCCGTACCCTCACCCGCTCGCGGCACGGCCTGCGCATGGTCAGCCAGTACGTGTCGTACCGACCGCCGAGGTCCGTCGGCATGACGATGGTCGAGGGACCGTGGTTCTTCCGCACCTTCGGCGGTGGGTGGCGGTTCGAGGAGCTCGAGGACGGCAGCACCCGAGCGACCTGGAAGTACACGTTCACCTGCCGACCGGACCTCCTGCGGCCGGTGGCGGAGGCCATCGGCCGTCGGGTCCTGCAGCGCGACATCGACCGTCGCATCGCCGCGTTCGCCGTGGCCTGCACCAGGCCCGATGTCGTCCAGGCTGCGACCGGCGGGAGCGCGCCGAAACCCGGGTGA